One region of Ornithinibacter aureus genomic DNA includes:
- the lepB gene encoding signal peptidase I produces MSAEPSNPSGDPETPGIRETSESAGAPAQKQRQRSLPMFTEVIIALIAVALVQTFLIKPFGVPSQSMENTLQIGDRIVVNRLDDDVRAGDVIVFGHGETWQAKELPPADNLLLKGIRAFGDLTGIGPSSTSYTVKRVIGTPGQRVACCTDVGAVTVDGKPLTEPYVFEDLPFVPGIQDCTTSPRSVRCFPEITVPSENLLVLGDHRSQSADSVVGCRGVTQGQECAKFVPMERVIGPVVGRFWPLSAFGSLPHGN; encoded by the coding sequence GTGAGCGCCGAACCCTCGAATCCGTCCGGCGATCCCGAGACCCCCGGCATCCGCGAGACCTCCGAGTCCGCGGGCGCGCCCGCCCAGAAGCAGCGTCAGCGCAGCCTGCCGATGTTCACCGAGGTGATCATCGCGCTCATCGCGGTCGCCTTGGTGCAGACATTCCTCATCAAGCCCTTCGGGGTTCCCTCGCAGTCGATGGAGAACACCCTCCAGATCGGCGACCGGATCGTGGTCAACCGCCTCGACGACGACGTGCGTGCCGGCGACGTCATCGTCTTCGGCCACGGCGAGACCTGGCAGGCCAAGGAACTCCCCCCGGCCGACAACCTGCTCCTGAAGGGGATCCGCGCCTTCGGCGACCTCACCGGCATCGGTCCGAGCAGCACGTCGTACACGGTCAAGCGGGTCATCGGCACGCCCGGACAGAGGGTGGCGTGCTGCACCGACGTCGGTGCCGTGACGGTGGACGGCAAACCGCTCACCGAGCCCTACGTCTTCGAGGACCTCCCTTTCGTACCCGGCATCCAGGACTGCACGACCTCACCGCGCTCGGTGCGCTGCTTCCCCGAGATCACCGTCCCGAGCGAGAACCTCCTGGTGCTCGGTGACCACCGATCGCAGTCGGCAGACTCCGTCGTCGGATGCCGTGGGGTCACCCAGGGGCAGGAGTGTGCCAAGTTCGTCCCGATGGAACGCGTGATCGGCCCCGTCGTCGGACGGTTCTGGCCGCTCAGCGCGTTCGGCTCCCTGCCCCACGGGAACTGA